A genomic stretch from Scatophagus argus isolate fScaArg1 chromosome 19, fScaArg1.pri, whole genome shotgun sequence includes:
- the mycn gene encoding N-myc protein isoform X2, whose protein sequence is MPAIMSKNSDLEFDSLQPCFYPDEDDFYFCGPDSAPPGEDIWKKFELLPTPPLSPSRAALPGEPATASPEADPLGFGLGDPLDWASELLLLPEDDIWGASDDGDLFGSALDTNPNSIIIQDCMWSGFSAREKLERVVTEKLGKAISTATGGGRNVCVKAPEVVSRSSVSECVDPTVVFPFPVHKRNGNRDSSGTVNISTTHKSAHSDSEEDDDDEVEEDEENEEEEDEDEEDEEDEEDEEEIDVVTVEKRRATIGKASPMAAGTVTISVHPKSQDTRGNVSGCGAGSRFVSRPPQELILKRSSVHQQQHNYAAPSPYASDDDPAPPPKKQKTSDVPRPPTRTISSSSSSSSTSCSSFTSSSGARSKRSASGDSSPRGSSDSEDSERRRNHNILERQRRNDLRSSFLTLRDHVPELAHNEKAAKVLILKKATEYVNSLETEEMELQQEKDRLQARRQQLMRRLEQARTR, encoded by the exons ATGCCGGCGATCATGAGTAAAAACTCCGATTTGGAGTTTGACTCCTTACAACCGTGTTTCTACCCGGATGAGGACGACTTCTACTTCTGTGGTCCCGACTCTGCGCCACCGGGGGAGGACATCTGGAAGAAATTCGAGTTGTTGCCCACTCCGCCCCTCTCTCCGAGCCGAGCAGCGCTACCGGGGGAGCCGGCGACTGCCTCCCCGGAAGCAGACCCTCTGGGCTTCGGCTTGGGGGACCCACTGGACTGGGCTTCGGAGCTCCTGCTCCTTCCCGAGGACGATATCTGGGGGGCGTCCGACGATGGGGACCTGTTCGGCTCCGCTTTGGATACTAACCCCAACAGCATCATTATCCAGGACTGTATGTGGAGTGGCTTCTCTGCCAGGGAAAAGCTGGAGCGGGTGGTAACGGAGAAACTCGGCAAGGCTATTTCCACTGCCACAGGAGGCGGCAGGAACGTGTGCGTCAAGGCGCCGGAGGTGGTGAGCCGCAGCTCGGTGTCAGAGTGCGTGGACCCCACGGTAGTCTTCCCTTTCCCGGTACACAAGCGGAACGGCAACAGGGACTCATCCGGGACCGTTAACATATCCACAACCCACAAGAGCGCTCACAGTGACTCCG aggaagatgacgatgatgaagtggaagaagacgaggagaatgaggaggaggaggacgaggacgaggaggacgaggaggacgaggaagacgaggaggagatTGACGTGGTCACAGTAGAGAAGAGGCGCGCCACGATTGGGAAGGCATCGCCCATGGCTGCTGGCACCGTCACCATCTCTGTACATCCCAAGAGCCAAGACACGCGAGGAAACGTCTCAGGGTGCGGCGCAGGGAGTCGGTTCGTCAGCCGACCTCCTCAGGAGCTGATCCTGAAAAGGAGCTCGGTCCACCAGCAGCAACACAACTACGCAGCCCCTTCACCGTATGCCTCAGATGATGACCCTGCCCCACCTCCAAAGAAGCAAAAGACATCAGATGTCCCACGGCCTCCCACCAGAACcatctcttcatcctcctcatcttcctccacaTCCTGCAGCTCATTCACCAGCTCGTCGGGGGCTCGCAGCAAGCGCAGCGCCAGCGGAGACAGCAGCCCGCGTGGCAGCTCCGACTCAGAGGACAGTGAGCGCAGGCGTAACCACAACATCCTGGAGCGCCAGCGCCGCAACGACCTGCGCTCCAGCTTCCTGACACTGCGTGATCACGTGCCAGAGCTGGCACACAATGAGAAAGCAGCGAAGGTCCTGATTCTGAAGAAGGCCACCGAGTATGTGAACTCGctggagacagaggagatggagcTCCAGCAGGAGAAAGACAGGCTCCAGGCCCGCAGGCAGCAGCTGATGCGCAGGCTGGAGCAGGCTAGGACTCGCTAA
- the mycn gene encoding N-myc protein isoform X1, translating to MPAIMSKNSDLEFDSLQPCFYPDEDDFYFCGPDSAPPGEDIWKKFELLPTPPLSPSRAALPGEPATASPEADPLGFGLGDPLDWASELLLLPEDDIWGASDDGDLFGSALDTNPNSIIIQDCMWSGFSAREKLERVVTEKLGKAISTATGGGRNVCVKAPEVVSRSSVSECVDPTVVFPFPVHKRNGNRDSSGTVNISTTHKSAHSDSEEEDDDDEVEEDEENEEEEDEDEEDEEDEEDEEEIDVVTVEKRRATIGKASPMAAGTVTISVHPKSQDTRGNVSGCGAGSRFVSRPPQELILKRSSVHQQQHNYAAPSPYASDDDPAPPPKKQKTSDVPRPPTRTISSSSSSSSTSCSSFTSSSGARSKRSASGDSSPRGSSDSEDSERRRNHNILERQRRNDLRSSFLTLRDHVPELAHNEKAAKVLILKKATEYVNSLETEEMELQQEKDRLQARRQQLMRRLEQARTR from the exons ATGCCGGCGATCATGAGTAAAAACTCCGATTTGGAGTTTGACTCCTTACAACCGTGTTTCTACCCGGATGAGGACGACTTCTACTTCTGTGGTCCCGACTCTGCGCCACCGGGGGAGGACATCTGGAAGAAATTCGAGTTGTTGCCCACTCCGCCCCTCTCTCCGAGCCGAGCAGCGCTACCGGGGGAGCCGGCGACTGCCTCCCCGGAAGCAGACCCTCTGGGCTTCGGCTTGGGGGACCCACTGGACTGGGCTTCGGAGCTCCTGCTCCTTCCCGAGGACGATATCTGGGGGGCGTCCGACGATGGGGACCTGTTCGGCTCCGCTTTGGATACTAACCCCAACAGCATCATTATCCAGGACTGTATGTGGAGTGGCTTCTCTGCCAGGGAAAAGCTGGAGCGGGTGGTAACGGAGAAACTCGGCAAGGCTATTTCCACTGCCACAGGAGGCGGCAGGAACGTGTGCGTCAAGGCGCCGGAGGTGGTGAGCCGCAGCTCGGTGTCAGAGTGCGTGGACCCCACGGTAGTCTTCCCTTTCCCGGTACACAAGCGGAACGGCAACAGGGACTCATCCGGGACCGTTAACATATCCACAACCCACAAGAGCGCTCACAGTGACTCCG aagaggaagatgacgatgatgaagtggaagaagacgaggagaatgaggaggaggaggacgaggacgaggaggacgaggaggacgaggaagacgaggaggagatTGACGTGGTCACAGTAGAGAAGAGGCGCGCCACGATTGGGAAGGCATCGCCCATGGCTGCTGGCACCGTCACCATCTCTGTACATCCCAAGAGCCAAGACACGCGAGGAAACGTCTCAGGGTGCGGCGCAGGGAGTCGGTTCGTCAGCCGACCTCCTCAGGAGCTGATCCTGAAAAGGAGCTCGGTCCACCAGCAGCAACACAACTACGCAGCCCCTTCACCGTATGCCTCAGATGATGACCCTGCCCCACCTCCAAAGAAGCAAAAGACATCAGATGTCCCACGGCCTCCCACCAGAACcatctcttcatcctcctcatcttcctccacaTCCTGCAGCTCATTCACCAGCTCGTCGGGGGCTCGCAGCAAGCGCAGCGCCAGCGGAGACAGCAGCCCGCGTGGCAGCTCCGACTCAGAGGACAGTGAGCGCAGGCGTAACCACAACATCCTGGAGCGCCAGCGCCGCAACGACCTGCGCTCCAGCTTCCTGACACTGCGTGATCACGTGCCAGAGCTGGCACACAATGAGAAAGCAGCGAAGGTCCTGATTCTGAAGAAGGCCACCGAGTATGTGAACTCGctggagacagaggagatggagcTCCAGCAGGAGAAAGACAGGCTCCAGGCCCGCAGGCAGCAGCTGATGCGCAGGCTGGAGCAGGCTAGGACTCGCTAA